In a genomic window of Leisingera caerulea DSM 24564:
- a CDS encoding plasmid recombination protein gives MLRFAGLFPRDLGKFKMHDERGGGDLDHVDQELSRLNQVLAGEPGWQQQIRGEIAEMRRHNHEEHLRALKAKSRMKDARKLEAEGPADPWRSCSRGPLREGIFTVNKDWFGGAGLSEWDPERVSAFRKTAMSFLRENFPNGQLRYASAHVDEEAYHIHFVVAVWTEKPSANRGHQILLQASENPLIKSYEHAQDLAGEAFETIGITRGERRAEARRQARAEGKPLPERRQHVPPSKWRAEERLKAQAEKKRILGDAQDEAKAAVETGRDLAKATVKKSRKRAVKEARARKQRAAREAAKMIRRRDTAEAEAVQNKKAADAANALKKKIVAEVGVLEPRVKGYEARAEEAAEKYRAETAARKAEEEKRARVIQERQQAEQVLNATKAEKSDLAAQLQQMVQHRRQAEKAAAEARAARLAEEKRLQEAEEKVRLKATVAEVITDAIESGLDLVAEGAICWREASADQQAGLTWGVAAPDTKGARAETLKEIRPAMRIVTRIAQLVARTVKRVLAKERQKLKQDADYVRGLRQKWAPEDDARLSGISRGEPGNGPV, from the coding sequence GTGCTGCGATTTGCAGGCTTGTTTCCGCGGGACCTTGGCAAGTTCAAGATGCATGACGAGCGCGGCGGCGGCGACCTGGATCATGTCGACCAGGAGTTGTCGCGGCTGAACCAGGTGCTGGCCGGCGAGCCGGGCTGGCAGCAGCAGATACGCGGCGAAATTGCTGAGATGCGCCGTCACAATCACGAGGAGCATTTGCGCGCTCTGAAGGCCAAGTCACGCATGAAGGACGCCAGGAAGCTGGAGGCGGAAGGGCCTGCAGACCCCTGGCGATCCTGCAGCAGAGGCCCGCTTCGTGAAGGCATATTCACTGTCAACAAAGACTGGTTCGGCGGCGCAGGGCTCTCTGAATGGGATCCGGAACGTGTCTCTGCTTTCCGCAAAACCGCCATGTCGTTCCTCCGTGAAAACTTTCCAAACGGTCAACTGCGCTATGCCAGTGCCCACGTCGATGAGGAGGCTTATCACATCCACTTTGTCGTGGCCGTTTGGACCGAGAAACCATCCGCCAACCGCGGGCATCAGATCCTGCTGCAGGCATCTGAGAACCCGCTCATCAAAAGCTATGAGCATGCCCAGGATCTTGCCGGAGAAGCCTTCGAGACAATTGGGATCACTCGGGGGGAGCGCCGTGCCGAGGCCCGGCGCCAGGCTCGGGCAGAGGGAAAACCTCTGCCCGAGCGGCGGCAGCATGTGCCGCCGTCAAAGTGGCGTGCCGAGGAGCGCCTCAAGGCGCAAGCGGAGAAGAAGCGCATCCTGGGCGATGCCCAGGACGAGGCAAAGGCGGCCGTTGAAACCGGCCGGGACCTGGCCAAGGCCACGGTCAAGAAATCGCGTAAGCGCGCGGTAAAAGAGGCGCGGGCCCGCAAACAGCGGGCCGCGCGGGAAGCTGCAAAGATGATCCGCCGCCGCGATACAGCGGAGGCAGAGGCTGTGCAGAATAAAAAAGCGGCTGACGCCGCGAATGCTCTGAAAAAGAAAATTGTGGCTGAGGTCGGGGTATTGGAGCCGAGAGTGAAAGGGTATGAGGCAAGGGCGGAAGAAGCTGCAGAAAAGTACCGGGCCGAAACGGCAGCGCGGAAGGCCGAAGAGGAAAAACGCGCGCGGGTTATCCAAGAAAGGCAACAGGCCGAGCAGGTGCTGAACGCCACGAAGGCGGAGAAATCTGATCTGGCCGCTCAGCTGCAGCAGATGGTTCAGCACCGCCGTCAGGCAGAGAAAGCGGCTGCTGAGGCCCGGGCTGCCCGGCTGGCTGAGGAGAAGAGGCTGCAGGAGGCAGAAGAAAAGGTCCGGTTGAAGGCAACGGTGGCAGAGGTCATCACGGATGCCATCGAGTCCGGGTTGGATTTGGTTGCTGAAGGGGCGATTTGCTGGCGGGAGGCGTCTGCGGATCAGCAGGCAGGCTTGACCTGGGGCGTGGCCGCTCCGGATACCAAGGGTGCGCGGGCCGAAACGCTGAAAGAAATCCGTCCAGCAATGCGGATAGTCACGCGTATTGCTCAACTGGTGGCCCGGACCGTGAAACGCGTCCTCGCCAAGGAACGGCAAAAGCTGAAGCAGGACGCGGATTATGTGCGCGGCCTGCGTCAGAAATGGGCGCCGGAAGATGATGCGCGGCTGTCAGGGATCTCGCGTGGGGAGCCGGGGAATGGGCCAGTGTAG